One Gossypium arboreum isolate Shixiya-1 chromosome 13, ASM2569848v2, whole genome shotgun sequence genomic window, ttaataacaTAATATTATAACAAAAAATAGTAGAGTTTTAGACAAATATAATAGCTATTATTTGGGtcaagattgaaattttaaaatttaaaagtgtgAAGACTAAAAATTACCTAAAGTATAAGTACTAAATTAACAACTTACACATATTATATGGACTAATAACAAAAGTTGACCTTCTAATTAAATATTGCTAAGATGTTTGTTATTTCCTAGTATAGGTTTGTAAATGAATCGAGCTTGAACAAATGAATTTTTGATCATtttcgtttatttatttttaaaagtattcaTGTTCGTTTAGAGTTTCAAAATTTTGTTTGTGTATGCTTCTTCTTTTTTGTGAATATAAGACAAAACAAAGTGTCCACAAGGAATTAAACTAAAACACCTAGAGGAGGTTGTTCAAACATAAGTAAAGCGTCTTCATTACTACAATTTATTTTTGCAAGAAAATTATCAACTTTATTATTTTTTCTGGGCATATATTGAATACATCACTGTACTGTCCTTTCCAACAACTGATGTATACCCCTAGCCAAAGCTGAATTTAAGTTTCTTGAATTGTTGTCTTGAATAATCTTAACTGCTTTGATGATATTTGTATTAATCAATACTCTATCAAATCCCTGCTTCAATGTAAGAGATAAAGCCCTCAAAAATACCCATAACTCAGCCTCCAAAATTGAACTTATTCATATTCATAGTATGTATAATCATATTCATATTTATTAAACTTATTATTCAAAACTAAACCCAACCTCCAAATCTTTGCTTAAAATTATGTatattcattttcattcatttaaattaaataaacttaTTCAAGAACATTTAATTAaacatattcacaaattattaaAGATATATTTATGAATAACAAACAAACCATAAATAACTACTttcttatttttacatataaaagAATCACACGTACATTTtactaattatattattataaataaaataaaaatataaacaataatatatttaattatataatagtCAAATAATAAACAGTAAACGAGTTTTGACGAATATAAGCTGCTGCAAAATTTGGTGGATTCATCAGTGATGATAAGAAAATAGAGGCCATGGGAAATCTTCTAATCCTTTTCACAGCTTTTTTGTGCATCTGCCTCTTCGTAGCTTTGCACTATGTTTTGTACGAGTATTTGTGGGTACCTCATCGTGTACAGTTCATCATGAATTCACAGGGGATCAGAGGACCTCCTTATGAATTTATCCATGGAAACAACAAAGAAGCTCTTCAAATGCGGAAGGAAGCATCTAGCAAACCTATGGCCTTGACACACGATATATTTCCCAGAGTAATGCCTCATGATTACTCCTGCATCAAGAAATACGGTGGGAATAAGTTGTTTTGGTAGTATTTTCGGATTTCCATGAATAGATTTTAATTAAATCATTTTTTAGGGAAGAATTATCTTAGTTGGAATGGAGTTCGAGCTCAACTGGTAATAACAGACCCAGAACTGGTGAAAGAGGTGCTGAAAACCAGTGAAAAAGCTTTTTCAAAGCCAAAGCCTTCATATTTCTTTAAGAAGCTACTAGGTGACAGCATTTCTACAATCAAAAGTGAGAAATGGGGCGCAAGGCATAGGAAATTGGCCAATCATGCCTTCCATGGAGAGAGCTTAAAAGTAAATCACTAGTTTCTAATCTAATTATTGTTGTGGAACATTGATAATGGATAATGGTTTTTGCAGAATATGATTCCAGCAATGATTGCTAGCGTTGGAACGATGCTTGAGAAATGGAAAGATAAGGAAGGCAAAGAGATGGAAGTGTTCCAAGAGTTCAGATTCTTGACTTCAGAAATGATATCCAGAACAGCCTTTGGTAGCAGTTACTTGGAAGGAGAGAAGATTTTTGACATGTTGATGAAGTTGACCCTAATTATAGGCAGAAATTTTTATAAAGCAAAATTTCCTATCATCGGCTACCTTCATCTAATCCTCCactaatataaaatgtttttccaaaaaaaaaaagtttaagtgTAGGAAGTATTTTGGGCTATACCCATAAAAGTTCAAATGATTCTGCTTCTAATATTATTAGTAAAAACCTTATCAAAAACTGGTAGCTTGTTGGTACAATCATTGATCTTGGTTTTAAAATATTGGTGTTTTTCCACCACAATGGAGTCAATGGATTGAATTTAATCTGCTTTGCCTTTTCAGCAAGTTTTGGAAATCTGCTGATGAAATTGAATCAGATAAACTTGAGAAAACGATACATGATTCTGTGATGAAGATTATTAAACAAAGGGAAGAGAAAGTAATGACCGGAGAAGTCGACAGCTGCGGCCATGATTTTCTAGGATTACTTGTAAATGTCTATCATGATTCGGATGAGAAAAACAGGTTTTTGATACAAGATATAGTAGATGAGTGTAAAACTTTCTATTTTGCTGGGCAAGAAACAACCAATTCCTTGCTTGCATGGATAACCCTACTTTTAGCAATACATACAGATTGGCAAGACAAAGCAAGAGCAGAGGTGATTTAGGTTTTTGGTAATCAAAACCCAAATTCTGAAGGGATCGCCAAATTAAAGACCGTAAGCAAACTATACAAATTCTAAAGCTTGAAAACTAACATTGATCATTTATATTAAACTGCAAATTGTTatggtttgatttttttttcttggaCAGGTTACCATGATTGTTAATGAAACTTTACGGCTCTATCCTCCTCTAAATGGCGTGGTAAGAAAGGCAGTAAGAGATGTCCAATTAGGAGAACTTGCCCTACCTAATTATTTAGACCTCAACATCCGATTCATAGCACTCCACCATGACCCTGCCGTATGGGGAGATGATGTTCATCTTTTCAAACCAGAAAGGTTTGCTGAAGGGATTGCCAAAGCTACTAACAACAATGCAGCTGCATTTATGCCCTTTGGATTGGAACCTCGATCTTGCGTTGGAATGAGCTTTGCAATCACTGAAACCAAAATCGCCCTTTCCATGATTCTGCAACGCTACACTTTCACCCTTTCCCCTACCTATGTTCACGCACCTTTACCAAATCTTTCACTCAAGCCACAACATGGGCTTCATTTGTTGTTTCATTCACTACATTAAATTTGGTAAAATATTGTATTACATAATAAAATGTGGGATGCGTAACAATTCCTTGTAATGTTCATCTATTTACTATATTTTGCAACCATACGATGATATATGGTTTGGGGATTTCATGTTTTGGCAACAAGATTTTTTAATTCTAAATTACATTCGTAATATGGAGAATAGCATGAAGCAATTAACACCTATACAAATGTCACATTACTCATCGAATTTAAATTTGGAGTTTGATATTTAAAAGAATTTAGACAAAAAAATTATGTCTAAAAATAGACTTAAGTAAAGAAGCTCATTTAAACAATGGATTGGGATTGAGCTTGGACTCCAATTCCAACAGTTAATGCTCTAATTTGGCTTGacctattattaattttataatatatttttatttatcatatcatttatataacataaaacttaaatctatattaatatataacATTATATCTGAAAATGGGCTTGAGTAAGAAAGCCTACTTAAAATATAGGCCAAATTTGAGTTTTAGCACTTAAAGTTTGAGCATGTCTCgatctatttttaattttataatatactatattatttttatttataatataatttgtatcacataaaaataaatctaaacattaaaaattaattgtttatatttaaaattttaataaatatataaatttaaaataacttaattaaaaaatgaatgcattaaaataaatttaaattatttatttataaatatgaaaattttaaataaaatataaaatttcatattttaaactTAGCGGAATTGGGCAAAAAAAACATATTAGATTAATACTATCCAAAAGTTTAATAAAAATCTAACCTCATCAGTTCTGTTAATGTCTCCACTTGAAgatgaataaattaatcaaataaaaacCACATTTTCCAATGGGTCCCTATAATTATGCTTGAATTGTGCGGTAGGGGTGTTAGAAATGTTTAACCGAAACTTAATTGAATCAAATTAGTattaatcaaattttttttacttttttaactGTTAATTAAatcgaaaattttttaaaaaaatcaaactaaaatattttggttaattAGATCGGTTAATTGAATTAacgaaatttatttatttttgttaaaacaagtatatAACATATCAAAAAAATTTATAAGGTTTATTTGAcggattaaccgaattaaccgaactaGTAATAGCCTAATCTATATAATATATAACATTATTTATTTAGTTCGGTTAATTACTTgatttcgaaccgaattaactattaatcaaaattctaaaaaaaatttaaccgaCCTTCGACTGAACTAGATCGGTTAACCAAGATAAGTTCAATAGGTTAATTCGATTTTAACCGAAGTTTGAACACCCCTATTGCGTGGGATATTACTACTGTAATgtaactttaattatttttcttttagtaAAAGTTAATATAAAGATATGCTTTAGaacattttatattaatttttaaaataaatatgattagaACTGGAAAATGATTATGGAGCGatattctatttaattatttggAGTAATTgacaatattaaaaatattaaccaCGAAAATAATAAActgttatagaaaaattaataaaacaataaataaaagttgATGAAAATACAAGAGAATTTTTCTCGTCTTCTTTTATTTCACTCAGGTAAGGattctatttataatttataattagcATTCAATGCAATGAATGAAGCTTACTTAAGTGCTTCATTAACTCATATTAAACATTGTATAATGAATGAGAGGTTTTACCTTATAAATGAGGGGGGTTAGAAAATGGACATTCACATTTATttataacactcccccttggatgtccaCTAGAGAAAACAGTGCCTCATTAAAACttttattaggaaaaaccctgtgggataaaaacctaatgaaggaaaaagagtacacagtctcctattacaagttgcctcgttaaaaacctttaccaggaaaacccagtgggacaaaaccttggttaaaAGAAAAGAGTACAATGTGTTTTAGACTCCCCCTAATGACGACATCACATTATATCTTTGAGTCGACGCATTCCAATCTTGTTTCgtagtctttcaaatgttgaagttggcaatgccttggtaaaaagatctgctaaattatcactagaacgaATTTGTTGAACTTCTATGTCACCTTTTTttctcaagatcatgagtgaataataattttggtgaaatatatTTTATTCTGTCACCTTTGATATATCCACCATTTAATTGAGCTATACATACTGCATTATCTTCGTATAAGATAGTTGGCATATTTTCctgtaaaggcaaattacatatcttctgCATATGTTAGgttaataaccttagccaaacacactctcggcttgcctcatgcattgcaattattttaGCATGATTTGAAGAGGCAGCAGCTAATGTTTGCTTTGTCGAACGCCATGATATAATAGTACCtctacatgtaaataaatatcctgTTTGTGGTCAACCTTTATGTGGATCCGATAAATATCCAGCATCAGCATAACaactaatagggattttgaaacatttgaataaaataaccccatatcaatggtccctctaagatatctaaatatatgtttaattccattccaatgtCTACATGTTGGAGAATaactaaatcttgctaacaagtttacaGCAAAAGCTATAGCAGGTATTTTGTTatttgcaagatacatcaatgctcctatggcacttagatatggtacttcaggaccaagaaactcttcatcattcttacaaggacgaaattgatctttattcacaGCTAACGATCGTACAACCATCAGGGAACTCAATGGATGTGCTTTatctatataaaatttatttaagataTTTTTCGTATAAGTTGACTGATGGACATGAATTCCATCTTTTAAATGCTTGATCtgcaagccaagacaaaattgtgtttttcctagatctttcatctcaaattctttctttaaataatttactgCTTTTTGAAGCTCTTTaagagttccaataatatttagatcatcaacataaatagcAATTATCACAAAGTTTGATTCAGACcttttttataaaaacacaagGGCAGATTAGATCATTTTTATAACCTTCTTTTAACAAATATTCACTAAGCCGATTGTACCACATACGTCTAGATTGTTTTAATCTATATAAACCTTTTGTTAATCTGATTGAGCAATTTTCTTGGGAAACTCTATATCCTTcagggattttcatataaatttcactatcaagtgtaCCATACAATAGGttgtaacaacatccattagacacatgtcaagtttttcacgtactgctagactaataaggtatctaaacgtgattgcatccaccacaggagaatatgtctcttcataatcaatgcTGGGCCTTTGCgaaaatccttgtgctacaagTCGTGATTTATATGTTAcgaattcatttttctcatttcgtTTTCGCAcaaatatccatttatatccTACCGGCTTTACATATTTAGGTGTTTGGACTATAGATCCAAAAACCTcacgtttagaaagtgaatttAATTCTGCTTGAATTGCTTTTTTCCATTTTgaccaatcttttctatttctacattccTAAATAGATTTAGGCTCAGGATCCTCAAATTTTTTTGCTATTTCAATAGCAACATTATAAGTAAAATTATTGTCGGCAACTATATTTTTTCGGCTCTATCTTTTTCCTGAAGtaacataacttattgagatttCTTCGTTATCACGATTTTCAGGTACCTGAACCTCTTTTGGGGTTTTTTGATTAGTTATATCTTTGGCCTCTTCTGGGGTACTTGCCTCCACAATATTACCATCTTGAATAATTGCTCCTTTTCTTTTACAAGGATTTTTATCCTTGGAATTGATTGGCCTTCCATGCTTTAGGCGTGGATTACTTTTTTTTGTACTAACAATTTGCCTTATTGAGATATGAATTCGTATTGGAGCATTTTCAGCTGGTATGTaagattttgtaattctctttAGGTCAGTAAATGAATCTGGCAGTTGATTGGCAATGTTTTGCAAATGTATAATCCTTTGAACTTCTTGTTCACATTGACTTGTACGAGGATCTAATTGAGATAATGATGATCCATTCTATGTAATTTCTTTAACCAGTTGTATTTTCTCTCCTCCTAATGTTGGGAATGTTGTTTCATCAAAATGGCAATAAATAAATAGTGCAGTAAATAAATCTCTAGTTAATGGttcaacatatttaattatagaaGGAGATTCATAACCAACATATATTCCCAACCTCCCTTTGAGGACCAatctttgtgcgttgtggtggagcaattagATCATATACTACAtatccaaaaattctaagatgggaaatatttggctcctgaccaaaagccaattgtaatagggagtacttattataacttgttggctTTAAGCGCACAAGTTGTAACAGGGAGTTTTGTTTTCATGAGTAATGACcgagctattagttggaggcgtTTGATAAATGATTTAGCTAAACcgttttgtgtatgaacatgagctacaggatgttcaacttttatcccaattgacatacaataatcattaaaagcttgggatgtaaactcaccagcATTATCAAGACGAATAGTTTTGATTGCATAATCTGAAAATTGTGCTCTTAATCGAATTATTTGAGCAAGTAGTCTTGCAAACGCCAGGTTGTGAGTCGATAATAAGCACACATGTGACTACCTACTAGATGCATCTATTAATACCATAAAATATCTAAAtggtccacatggtggatgaatgggcccacATATATCACTTTGAATACGTTCCAGAAATGCTGGAGATTCGATCCCAACTTTAGATAGTGAtggtctaataatcaattttccttGAGAACAAGCGACACAAGATAAATCCTTGAATTCaagaatcttttggttctttaatagGTGTCCAATTGGATTCTCGATAATTCTTCGCATAATAGATCCGGGATAGCCTAATCAGTCATGccaaatagtaaaagtatgtggctctacaaacttctggtttgtagtaacatgtgactcaattgcactaatatttatataatataaaccTGATGAAAAAGCAGGTAGCCTTTCCAAACCATATTTCTTTCCACAttcaacatttgtaatatatagatatttaacatttttctcattcatagtctcaatatgatatccattaagacggatatctttaaaactcaataaatttcttttagtggaatataaagcatcatcaatgataaattttgtacctttaagtaataata contains:
- the LOC108462474 gene encoding cytochrome P450 CYP749A22-like encodes the protein MGNLLILFTAFLCICLFVALHYVLYEYLWVPHRVQFIMNSQGIRGPPYEFIHGNNKEALQMRKEASSKPMALTHDIFPRVMPHDYSCIKKYGKNYLSWNGVRAQLVITDPELVKEVLKTSEKAFSKPKPSYFFKKLLGDSISTIKSEKWGARHRKLANHAFHGESLKNMIPAMIASVGTMLEKWKDKEGKEMEVFQEFRFLTSEMISRTAFGSSYLEGEKIFDMLMKLTLIIGRNFYKAKFPIIGYLHLILH
- the LOC128279263 gene encoding cytochrome P450 CYP749A22-like translates to MTGEVDSCGHDFLGLLVNVYHDSDEKNRFLIQDIVDECKTFYFAGQETTNSLLAWITLLLAIHTDWQDKARAEVTMIVNETLRLYPPLNGVVRKAVRDVQLGELALPNYLDLNIRFIALHHDPAVWGDDVHLFKPERFAEGIAKATNNNAAAFMPFGLEPRSCVGMSFAITETKIALSMILQRYTFTLSPTYVHAPLPNLSLKPQHGLHLLFHSLH